In Papaver somniferum cultivar HN1 chromosome 1, ASM357369v1, whole genome shotgun sequence, a genomic segment contains:
- the LOC113320556 gene encoding DNA-directed RNA polymerase III subunit RPC4-like produces MSEEKNKMHGGVGEDNPDAPKRVARKVRFQPKVPARKIPKPAVPKIDVPSEAELEEKLRFANRTLDLGRKPKTEKKYEDIESDLTKKPTSTTIKSFGLRSCTSESSEMKSLDIVPFEGAPSHDSTSRALVEPKKIKQYKEPWSQYSNYPVTLPLRRPYAGDPKILDEEEFGKAGDNKEYDETAINAAAELGLMEESNETNMIFLQLPPSLPAFKRSASAVGKEIAGNKRTNTCSLEELRSGFMGKMLVYKSGAVKLKLGDNLFHVFPGSGVCAESVAAIDTKGKRCNVVGDITRRAVLTPDIDSIAPLNSIINLD; encoded by the exons ATGAGTGAAGAAAAGAATAAGATGCATGGAGGAGTGGGGGAAGATAACCCTGATGCTCCAAAACGTGTTGCTAGGAAG GTGAGGTTTCAGCCGAAAGTTCCTGCTCGGAAAATCCCAAAACCAGCCGTCCCTAAAAT TGATGTCCCTTCAGAAGCTGAATTGGAGGAGAAGTTGAGATTTGCCAAC AGGACTTTGGATTTGGGAAGAAAGCCCAAGACTGAGAAGAAAT ATGAAGATATTGAGTCTGACTTAACTAAGAAACCTACATCAACAACCATCAAGTCGTTTGGTTTGAGGAGTTGTACTAGTGAAAGCAGTGAAATGAAATCTCTAGATATCGTCCCATTTGAAG GCGCTCCCTCACATGATTCCACTTCTAGGGCTCTTGTTGAACCGAAGAAAATCAAACAATACAAGGAACCCTGG AGCCAGTATAGTAACTATCCAGTTACCCTTCCTCTAAGGAGGCCCTACGCGGGTGACCCAA AAATTCTGGATGAGGAGGAATTTGGGAAGGCAGGGGATAACAAGGAATATGACGAAACAGCAATAAATGCTGCTGCAGAACTAGGCCTGATg GAGGAAAGTAATGAAACAAACATGATATTTCTTCAGCTACCTCCTTCTTTACCTGCCTTTAAGCGCTCTGCTAGTGCCGTGGGAAAAGAGATTGCTGGCAACAAGAGAACGAATACCTGTAGTTTGGAGGAGTTGCGATCGGGATTCATGGGGAAAATGCTTGTATACAAGAGTGGTGCTGTCAAATTAAAGCTTGGTGACAACCTTTTCCAT GTGTTTCCTGGTTCCGGTGTGTGTGCTGAGAGTGTCGCAGCCATTGATACAAAAGGAAAGCGCTGTAACGTAGTCGGAGATATCACCAGGCGTGCTGTTCTGACCCCAGATATTGATTCTATTGCTCCCTTAAATAGTATCATCAACTTAGACTAA
- the LOC113320567 gene encoding 60S ribosomal protein L15: MGAYKYVSELWRKKQSDVMRFLQRVRCWEYRQHPSICRVTRPTRPDKARRLGYKAKQGYVIYRVRVRRGGRKRPVPKGIVYGKPKNQGITQLKFQRNKRSVAEERAGRKLGGLKVLNSYWINEDSTYKYFEIILVDAAHNAIRNDPRINWICNPVHKHRELRGLTSAGKKYRGLRGRGHLNTKARPSRRATWKRNNTVSLRRYR, from the exons ATGG GTGCTTACAAGTACGTTTCTGAGTTATGGAGGAAGAAACAATCCGATGTGATGAGGTTTTTGCAGAGGGTGAGGTGCTGGGAGTATCGCCAACATCCTTCGATTTGCCGTGTTACCCGTCCTACTCGTCCTGACAAGGCTAGGCGTTTGGGATACAAGGCCAAGCAG GGCTATGTCATTTACCGTGTACGTGTCAGACGTGGTGGTCGCAAGAGgccagttccaaagggtattgtGTATGGTAAGCCAAAGAACCAGGGTATTACCCAACTCAAATTCCAGAGGAACAAGAGGTCAGTTGCTGAGGAACGTGCTGGACGTAAATTGGGTGGTCTCAAAGTTCTCAACTCTTACTGGATCAATGAG GACTCTACCTACAAGTACTTCGAGATCATTCTTGTGGATGCTGCACACAATGCTATCCGTAATGACCCAAGAATCAACTGGATTTGCAACCCTGTTCACAAGCATAGGGAACTTCGTGGTCTCACCTCAGCTGGAAAGAAATACAGAGGTCTGAGAGGCAGAGGACATTTGAACACCAAGGCAAGACCATCACGAAGGGCAACCTGGAAGAGAAACAACACTGTCTCTCTCCGTCGTTACCGTTAG
- the LOC113320575 gene encoding heat shock 70 kDa protein 18-like, which produces MAAIGIDLGTTYSCVGVWKNDRVEIVVNRDGNRTTPSYVAFTETERLIGDGAKNQVARNPVNTIFDAKRLIGRKFSDRIVQNDMKLWPFKVIAGEDKRPVFQVQYMGEEKQFSPEEISAMVLSKMKEIAEGYLRSDVKDAVVTVPAYFNDSQRQATKDAGKIAGLNVMRIINEPTAAGIAYGLDKKDADGLNVLIFDLGGGTFDVSILTIGDGVIQVKATDGDTHLGGEDFDNRMVNHFVKEFKRKNKMDITRNPRALRRLRTACEKAKRSLSNQSSTRITLDSLCEGVDFDVEVLRGKFEELNKDLFKKCMESVRKCLEESKIEKSSIHDIVLVGGSTRIPKIQSLLEEFFPGMELSKSINPDEAVAEGAAIQAAMLSGVDNKKVQDLVLLDITPLSLGVKKLQTVMDVVIPRNTPIPVKMEKLYSTHEENQDHFHIHVYEGERSGVHDNNFLGEFKLEGIPPAPRGGYDVKVSFDVDANGILTVFAEDKITGNRKEITIRHGVGRFPEEEIKRLIREAEIFKLQDEEQKKKVESKNSIHNYVCDIRSKIQKLGGKLESEDRKKIEAAIGKADQWLDNDVLGELVEINNQMEELKNVCTPIISKMNGVVTTRQQQQLGHHQGHQGEGRIEIVLNVPELNGHVDPKAGVTEVLDMNLDAQKPNGHVESEAGAREPNGHVESEAGVTEVLDMNLTPESSTDEQMDEVLVLVIVWLLVQRVHKQLGAL; this is translated from the exons ATGGCAGCAATTGGGATCGATCTGGGAACAACTTACTCATGCGTTGGTGTATGGAAAAATGATCGTGTTGAAATTGTTGTTAATCGTGACGGAAATCGAACAACACCTTCTTATGTTGCTTTTACTGAGACTGAACGTCTGATCGGTGATGGCGCTAAGAATCAAGTCGCCAGGAATCCTGTGAACACCATTTTTG ATGCAAAACGCTTGATTGGTAGGAAATTCAGTGATAGGATTGTGCAGAATGATATGAAACTATGGCCATTCAAAGTTATTGCTGGGGAAGACAAAAGGCCGGTGTTTCAAGTGCAATACATGGGGGaggagaaacaattttcacctGAAGAGATCTCTGCAATGGTTCTGAGTAAGATGAAAGAAATTGCAGAAGGTTATCTTCGTTCAGATGTTAAGGATGCTGTTGTTACTGTCCCTGCTTACTTTAATGATTCTCAGCGTCAAGCTACTAAGGATGCTGGTAAAATTGCTGGCCTTAATGTGATGCGGATTATTAATGAACCAACGGCGGCTGGAATTGCTTACGGTCTTGATAAGAAGGATGCTGATGGATTGAATGTTCTTATATTTGATCTTGGTGGTGGCACTTTTGATGTTTCGATACTCACCATTGGGGATGGTGTTATTCAAGTCAAGGCTACAGATGGAGATACACATCTTGGAGGGGAGGACTTTGATAACAGAATGGTTAATCACTTTGTGAAAGAGTTCAAGAGGAAGAACAAGATGGACATTACTAGAAACCCAAGGGCTCTTAGGAGGCTGAGGACAGCATGTGAGAAGGCAAAGAGGAGTCTCTCAAACCAGTCTAGCACAAGAATTACCTTGGACTCTTTGTGTGAAGGAGTTGATTTCGATGTGGAAGTTCTACGTGGTAAATTTGAAGAACTGAACAAGGATTTGTTCAAAAAATGTATGGAATCTGTTAGAAAATGTTTAGAAGAGTCCAAGATTGAAAAGAGCAGCATTCATGACATTGTGCTCGTTGGTGGGTCCACTAGAATACCAAAGATTCAGTCTCTATTGGAGGAATTCTTTCCTGGAATGGAACTATCCAAGAGCATCAACCCTGACGAAGCTGTGGCTGAGGGTGCTGCAATTCAAGCTGCTATGTTGAGTGGTGTGGATAATAAGAAGGTACAGGACTTGGTCCTGTTGGATATCACCCCTCTTTCTCTTGGTGTTAAAAAGCTTCAAACTGTTATGGATGTGGTCATTCCAAGGAACACCCCCATTCCAGTAAAGATGGAAAAGCTTTACTCGACCCATGAGGAAAATCAAGATCACTTCCATATTCATGTGTATGAGGGTGAGAGAAGTGGGGTACATGATAACAATTTTTTAGGGGAATTTAAGTTAGAAGGAATTCCCCCAGCCCCTCGTGGTGGTTATGATGTCAAAGTATCTTTTGATGTCGATGCTAATGGTATATTGACTGTCTTTGCTGAAGACAAGATCACTGGAAACAGAAAAGAGATAACAATTAGACATGGTGTGGGGAGGTTTCCAGAGGAGGAAATTAAGAGATTGATTAGAGAGGCTGAGATATTTAAGCTTCAagatgaagaacagaagaagaaggtggagtcaAAGAACTCCATTCACAATTATGTATGCGACATAAGGAGCAAGATCCAGAAACTTGGAGGGAAGCTAGAATCTGAGGATCGGAAGAAAATTGAGGCTGCAATTGGTAAGGCTGACCAGTGGTTGGATAACGATGTATTGGGTGAGTTAGTCGAAATTAACAACCAGATGGAGGAGTTAAAGAATGTTTGCACTCCAATCATATCTAAAATGAATGGGGTGGTTACAACTCGGCAACAACAACAGCTAGGCCATCACCAAGGTCATCAAGGCGAGGGCCGAATTGAGATTGTCTTAAATGTTCCAGAACTTAACGGTCACGTTGACCCCAAAGCTGGTGTTACTGAGGTTTTGGATATGAATTTAGATGCTCAAAAACCTAACGGTCACGTTGAGTCCGAAGCTGGTGCTCGAGAACCTAACGGTCATGTTGAGTCTGAAGCTGGTGTTACTGAAGTTTTGGATATGAATTTAACGCCGGAAAGTTCCACAGATGAGCAAATGGACGAGGTTTTAG TGTTGGTCATAGTATGGCTGTTAGTACAACGGGTTCATAAACAATTGGGAGCACTCTAG